A stretch of DNA from Candidatus Hydrogenedentota bacterium:
ACGCGCACCGCCGCGTCAGGGTCGTTGAACCGGAACACCAGGACGGCCCGGTCCCCGCTGCGGAAAGTGAACGCGTACATGTACTCGATGTTGAGCCCGGCCTTCTCGATGACCTCGAGGATGTTGGCGAGCCCGCCGGGCTTGTCCTCGACCTCGGTGGCGACCACCTCGGTGATGTTCACCACGCAGCCGGCCCCCTGGAGGACGGCGCGGGCCGCCTCCCAGTCGCGGACAATGAGCCGCATGATGCCGAACTGCTGCGTGTCCGCCAGGGACAGGGTGAGGATGTTAATCCCCGCGTTGGCCAGCAGGCGGCAGGGCTCGCTGAGGCGGCCCGGCTTGTTTTCCAGGAACATGGACAACTGATGAATCTTCATGGCCTTCCCTCGCTGTTGCCCGTCCGGGGCGGTTTTCATGCGGCGCGCCGCCGCGCCGCCGTTTGATTTATACGCCTATTTGTTTCTCTGGTCAATCACGCGCTTCGCCTTGCCCTCGCTCCGGGGGATGCTGTTGGGCTCGACAAGGCGGACCTTC
This window harbors:
- a CDS encoding amino acid-binding protein, yielding MKIHQLSMFLENKPGRLSEPCRLLANAGINILTLSLADTQQFGIMRLIVRDWEAARAVLQGAGCVVNITEVVATEVEDKPGGLANILEVIEKAGLNIEYMYAFTFRSGDRAVLVFRFNDPDAAVRVLQERGINVIDSVELYDRSQS